A genomic window from Sulfuricurvum sp. IAE1 includes:
- the neuC gene encoding UDP-N-acetylglucosamine 2-epimerase yields MIKRKICIVTGTRAEYGLLYWLMKEIKGDPALELQVIATGMHLSPEFGLTYKTIEKDGFHIDEKVEMLLSSDTPIGIAKSVGLGIIGFADALARLHPDIMVVLGDRFEILAAAQAAMVARIPIAHIHGGETTEGAIDEAIRHAITKMSHFHFTAAEPYLRRIIQLGEAPERVMNYGAPGLDNIKKFKLLNRAAFEKAIKFDLGRMSFLVTYHPVTLSNTNPAQSFKELTNALDQFPEAKIIFTKANADAAGRTINYNIDKYVEQNPQRAKVFTSMGQLLYLSAVKNVDIVIGNSSSGIVEAPSFRKPTVNIGQRQQGRLKADSIIDCAENKQAIIAAIKKGLSPEFKNVLRITKNPYGSGNASLKIKEYLKKASLENILMKKFYDVNFYDSTEK; encoded by the coding sequence ATGATTAAACGAAAAATCTGCATTGTAACCGGAACGCGTGCGGAATATGGGCTCCTCTACTGGCTCATGAAGGAAATAAAAGGCGATCCAGCTTTGGAACTTCAGGTTATTGCTACTGGTATGCATCTCTCGCCCGAATTCGGCCTCACCTACAAAACGATCGAAAAAGACGGTTTCCATATCGACGAAAAGGTGGAAATGCTTCTTTCCAGTGATACGCCTATCGGTATCGCCAAATCCGTTGGCCTCGGTATTATTGGATTTGCGGATGCTCTTGCACGCCTTCATCCAGACATTATGGTCGTGTTAGGTGATAGATTTGAAATTTTGGCCGCCGCGCAAGCCGCGATGGTCGCGCGAATTCCCATTGCGCATATTCATGGGGGAGAAACGACGGAGGGAGCAATAGATGAAGCAATCCGGCACGCCATTACGAAGATGTCCCATTTTCATTTTACCGCAGCCGAACCCTATCTCAGGAGGATTATTCAATTAGGTGAAGCGCCGGAAAGGGTTATGAATTATGGTGCGCCAGGCCTTGATAACATTAAGAAGTTTAAGCTTCTTAATCGTGCCGCTTTTGAAAAGGCAATTAAATTTGACCTTGGCAGGATGTCTTTTCTGGTAACTTATCATCCGGTAACACTTAGCAATACAAATCCGGCGCAGTCTTTTAAAGAATTAACTAATGCACTTGATCAATTTCCAGAAGCAAAAATTATTTTTACCAAGGCAAATGCGGATGCGGCCGGGCGCACCATTAACTATAATATTGATAAGTATGTCGAACAGAATCCGCAGCGTGCAAAGGTATTTACATCCATGGGGCAACTTCTTTATCTTAGCGCAGTAAAAAACGTGGATATTGTCATTGGCAACTCGTCAAGCGGCATTGTAGAAGCCCCTTCCTTTCGCAAACCCACTGTGAATATCGGGCAACGTCAGCAAGGGAGATTAAAAGCAGATTCTATCATTGACTGTGCAGAAAATAAACAGGCAATTATTGCCGCTATCAAAAAAGGATTGTCTCCAGAGTTTAAAAATGTATTGAGAATCACAAAAAACCCATACGGAAGTGGTAATGCATCTTTAAAGATTAAAGAGTATTTAAAGAAGGCATCGCTCGAAAATATCCTCATGAAAAAATTCTATGATGTGAATTTCTATGACTCGACAGAAAAATAA
- a CDS encoding LegC family aminotransferase: MFKKITDFIKSLYPDENPVPLHAPRFLGNEKKYLLDCIDSTFVSYVGQYVSRFEDEICQFTGAKYCVAVSTGTAALHISLLLVDVSPDSEVITQPLTFVATVNAISYCGAHPVFVDVEKSTLGLDPDKLSKFLEECAIIKSDERCYNKKTGRMITACVPMHTLGHPVRIDQIIEICGKYHIPVVEDAAEALGSFYKGQHAGTFGLLGILSFNGNKPVTTGGGGMIITSDEKLAAKAKHLTTTAKKPHPWEFVHDMVGYNYRMPNINAAVGCAQMERFANVLENKRATAQKYKNFFDEIAISFIEEPVNCQSNYWLNSIILKDRQKRDQFLAYAADNGVQARPVWTLMNKLSMFSQCQNAPIDVAQWLEDRLVNIPSSISLVKHD; this comes from the coding sequence ATGTTTAAAAAGATAACAGACTTCATCAAATCTCTTTACCCGGATGAGAACCCCGTCCCGCTTCATGCGCCGCGCTTCCTCGGGAATGAGAAAAAGTATCTCCTGGATTGTATTGATTCCACATTCGTTTCTTATGTCGGCCAGTACGTCAGCCGTTTTGAAGATGAAATATGCCAGTTTACCGGCGCAAAATATTGTGTTGCTGTATCTACTGGCACTGCTGCTTTGCATATATCCCTTTTGCTCGTTGATGTGTCGCCTGACTCAGAAGTTATAACACAGCCTTTAACATTTGTCGCAACAGTCAATGCCATTTCCTATTGTGGTGCGCACCCTGTTTTTGTTGATGTGGAAAAATCAACATTAGGGCTTGATCCGGATAAACTCAGCAAGTTTTTAGAAGAATGCGCCATAATAAAATCAGATGAACGCTGTTACAATAAAAAGACCGGGCGCATGATTACGGCCTGTGTGCCAATGCATACTCTTGGCCATCCAGTAAGGATTGATCAGATTATAGAGATTTGTGGCAAATATCATATTCCAGTTGTCGAAGATGCCGCAGAGGCACTCGGCAGTTTTTATAAGGGGCAACACGCTGGAACGTTTGGCTTATTAGGTATTTTAAGCTTCAACGGTAACAAACCGGTCACAACCGGTGGTGGCGGCATGATCATTACCAGTGATGAAAAACTTGCCGCAAAGGCAAAACACCTTACCACAACGGCAAAGAAGCCGCACCCTTGGGAATTTGTTCATGATATGGTTGGCTATAATTATCGCATGCCGAATATTAATGCCGCTGTGGGTTGTGCGCAGATGGAGCGTTTTGCCAATGTGTTGGAAAACAAGCGTGCCACAGCACAGAAGTATAAAAACTTTTTTGACGAAATTGCTATATCATTTATTGAAGAACCGGTTAATTGCCAATCCAACTATTGGCTGAATTCTATTATTTTAAAAGACAGACAGAAACGGGATCAATTTCTTGCTTATGCGGCGGATAATGGCGTTCAAGCCAGGCCTGTTTGGACACTTATGAACAAACTATCTATGTTTAGCCAATGCCAGAATGCGCCCATTGATGTTGCGCAATGGCTGGAAGATCGGCTGGTTAATATACCAAGCAGTATTTCTTTGGTGAAACATGATTAA